In a genomic window of Phragmites australis chromosome 14, lpPhrAust1.1, whole genome shotgun sequence:
- the LOC133890867 gene encoding photosystem I chlorophyll a/b-binding protein 2, chloroplastic-like, producing MALVSASSSTTTAVAALPRNKLRASFLGGSRLLRQAEAARPSFAVHAAVDPDRPIWFPGSTPPPWLDGSLPGDFGFDPWGLGSDPESLRWNVQAELVHCRWAMLGAAGIFIPEFLTKIGILNTPFWYTAGEQQYFTDTTTLFIIELLLIGWAEGRRWADIIKPGSVNTDPIFPNNKLTGTDVGYPGGLWFDPLGWGSGSPEKIKELRTKEIKNGRLAMLAVMGAWFQAEYTGTGPIDNLFAHLADPGHATIFQAFTPK from the exons ATGGCACTggtctccgcctcctcctccaccaccaccgccgtcgCGGCCCTCCCCAGGAATAAGCTGCGGGCGTCCTTCCTCGGCGGCAGCAGGCTGCTGAGGCAGGCCGAGGCGGCGCGGCCGTCGTTCGCAGTGCACGCCGCGGTGGACCCCGACAGGCCCATCTGGTTCCCCGGAAGCACCCCTCCGCCGTGGCTCGACGGCAG CCTCCCCGGCGACTTCGGCTTTGATCCCTGGGGCCTCG GATCGGACCCGGAGAGCTTGCGGTGGAACGTGCAGGCAGAGCTGGTGCATTGCCGGTGGGCGATGCTGGGCGCGGCGGGTATCTTCATACCGGAGTTCCTGACCAAGATCGGCATCCTCAACACGCCGTTCTGGTACACCGCCGGCGAGCAGCAGTACTTCACCGACACCACCACCCTCTTCATCatcgagctcctcctcatcggCTGGGCCGAGGGCCGCCGCTGGGCCGACATCATTAAGCCCGGATCCGTCAACACCGACCCCATCTTCCCCAACAACAAGCTCACCGGCACCGACGTCGG GTACCCTGGTGGGCTGTGGTTTGACCCGCTCGGCTGGGGCAGCGGCTCGCCGGAGAAGATCAAGGAGCTGCGCACCAAGGAGATCAAGAACGGCCGCCTCGCCATGCTCGCCGTCATGGGCGCCTGGTTCCAGGCCGAGTACACCGGTACCGGCCCCATCGACAACCTCTTCGCCCACCTCGCCGACCCTGGCCATGCCACCATCTTCCAG GCCTTCACCCCCAAATGA